A stretch of Argiope bruennichi chromosome 10, qqArgBrue1.1, whole genome shotgun sequence DNA encodes these proteins:
- the LOC129987493 gene encoding enhancer of split mgamma protein-like: MVLPRGSLFRFDKGCQGGRKSNLGTRLVVVEEGRDRYLGGWGYTRPAHGESEELCHWCKVVVIVEVMESNSEYSQGSSQRRRVSKPLIEKRRRARINRSLSQLVEMVAKPNKIQENRTARFEKAYILEMTVEYVKKIKDKRIFPEKPSYDEHENSFQDGYRLCMNEIQNFFVKSPERKPSEELLMKSLLKYLCRKLKVPSTRNHALPDTHDNQIERSHNSAVPWLGYKAIDDDKTILTRTNNGMSMTSDCKSEIPCNDSCSSASQPCTEDEGTYSVSESDSSISDEKVFYDRKIQNEMLNKNLLNQGQTETKMWRPW, encoded by the exons ATGGTTCTCCCACGTGGCAGTCTTTTCAGGTTCGACAAGGGGTGTCAGGGGGGGAGGAAATCGAATCTTGGAACGAGACTGGTCGTTGTGGAAGAGGGGCGGGATCGTTACTTGGGAGGTTGGGGTTACACGAGACCTGCACACGGTGAGAGTGAAGAATTATGTCATTGGTGTAAGGTGGTTGTTATTGTTGAGGTAATGGAATCGAATTCGGAATATTCGCAAGGGTCTTCGCAGAGGAGGAGG gtATCGAAGCCGTTAATAGAAAAGCGGAGAAGAGCTCGCATCAACAGGTCGTTATCTCAGTTAGTAGAAATGGTAGCAAAGCCAAATAAAATTCAGGAG AACCGCACAGCTCGATTTGAGAAAGCATATATCCTAGAGATGACTGTTgagtatgtgaaaaaaataaaagacaagaGAATATTTCCTG aaaAGCCCTCTTACGATGAGCATGAAAACTCCTTCCAAGATGGATACAGATTATgcatgaatgaaattcaaaacttcttCGTCAAGTCTCCTGAGAGAAAACCTTCAGAAGAATTGTTGATGAAATCCTTGCTCAAATACCTGTGCCGAAAGCTCAAAGTGCCATCTACAAGAAATCATGCGTTACCAGATACCCACGACAACCAAATCGAACGCTCACACAACTCTGCTGTTCCTTGGCTTGGTTACAAAGCAATAGACGACGATAAAACAATTCTTACTCGAACTAATAATGGAATGTCGATGACTTCTGATTGTAAATCAGAAATTCCATGCAACGATTCGTGCTCAAGTGCTTCGCAACCATGCACAGAAGATGAAGGAACTTATAGTGTTTCAGAATCAGATTCGAGTATCAGTGATGAAAAAGTGTTTTATGATCgaaaaattcagaatgaaatgcttaacaaaaatttattaaatcaaggGCAAACTGAAACTAAAATGTGGCGGCCGTGGTAG